The following is a genomic window from Sphingomonas sinipercae.
GATGCCCGCGTTCGACCCCAACAGCTTTAGCGGCGGGATTGGCCGTACCGAATGGAAGATGCTGTCGGAAGATGACCATCTGCCCCTTCTCAACAAGGTAACGCAGGGGCTCTATCCGTCCGGATCGACCATCAAGCCCGCGATGGCCCTGGCCTTCCTGAAACAGGGCATCGACCCGAAGCAGCGCATCCACTGCCCGGGTGGTCTGCGCATCGGCAACCGCTATTTCCGCTGCGACGCGGTCCACGGCTCGGTGGATATGCACGCCGCGGTCGAGCGCAGCTGCAACACCTATTTCTGGGCGATGGGTTTGCGGACGGATCCGGCGCTGACGACCGGAATGGTCAATTACCTCGGCTACGGCGAGGAGTTCGACCTGCCGCTTACGACCCAGCGGTTCGGCACGATGCCCAATCCGGAATGGCTGAAGCGCAAATATAAGCGTGAGTGGCAGGGCTATGACTCGGCTAACACCTCGATCGGCCAGGGTTATGTGCTGGTCAATCCGCTACAACTAGCGGTGATGCCGGCGCGCCTCGCATCGGGGAAGCTTGTGCAGCCGCAACTCTTGGCCGGCGCTCCGCGCAAGCCCTTCAAGGTAGTCGGCGCCGATGCCGAGCAACTCGATTACATCCGCAAGGCGATGTCGGCCGTCGTCAACGAAGGCGGAACCGGCGTCGGCTCGAAACTGCCGCTCGACGGCATCCAGATGGGCGGCAAGACCGGCACGGCGCAAGTCTTTCGCCTGACTGAGCGCGGAGTGAGCAATTCCAACTGGAAGCTGCGCGACCACGCTTTGTTCATCGCCTTCGCGCCGGTCGACAAGCCGAAGTATGCAATCGGCTGCATCATCGAACATGGCGGGTTCGGCGCGTCCTCCGCCGCCCCGGTGGTGCGCGACAGCATGACCTACCTGTTCGACCAGCAAAAGGCGTGGGACGCGCTCGGCCCCCTCGAAAAGCAATGGGGCGGGACGCTGGCCGAGCGTAACGCGCGCCGCTCCGCCGCGATCAAGGCGGCCGCCCAGGCGCGTTCGACATGATTTCATCGGCGATCATCCCGCAGCCGCTGGCGAAGCTCCCGTGGCGGCTGATTTTCCTGATCCTTGGCATTTCGCTGATGGGCTTGCTGACCCTCTATTCGGCCGCGGGCGGTTCGATGCGCCCTTGGGCCCTGAAGCAGGCGGTGATCTTCGGGGTGTTCCTGGCCGTTGCGCTGGGAATGTCGACGATCCGGGAATCGACCATCAAGACCGCGACCTTCCCCATTTACGGGGTCGTGCTGGTCATGCTCGTCGCGGTCGAGATGCTCGGTTTCGTTGGCAAGGGGGCGCAGCGCTGGCTGGACGTCGGGCCGATCCGCCTGCAGCCAAGCGAGTTCATGAAGCCCGCGATCGTGCTTGTCCTCGCCCGCTTCTACGACCTGCTTCCGCCCAGCGCGACGCGCACCTGGCGCGGGCTGTGGCCGGCGGCGGCGCTGCTCGGCGTTCCCTTCCTTCTGATCCTCGTGCAACCGGACATGGGCACCGCCCTGATGGTCATGCTGATCGGCCTGACCGTGATTTTCGTTGCCGGCGCGCCAATGTGGATTTTCCTGGGCGGGGCGGCGGCGGTGGCGGCGGGCATGCCCCTCGCCTACGCCCTGATGCACGATTACCAGCGCAAGCGCGTGCTGATCTTCCTCGATCCGGAAAGCGACCCGCTCGGTTCGGGCTACCACATCACCCAGTCGAAGATCGCGATCGGATCGGGAGGCGTGTTCGGCAAGGGCTATCTCCAGGGCAGCCAGAGCCACCTCGATTACCTCCCCGAAGGGCACACCGACTTCGTCTATGCGACGATGGTCGAGGAATGGGGACTGATCGGCGGCATCATCTTGATCCTCGCCTTCGCTCTGGTCATCCGCTGGGGTATGCGCGTCAGCCGGCGCGCCCGCTCCCGCTTCGCCCAGCTCGCCGCGGCCGGCCTTACCGCAACCATCTTCTTCTACGTCGGGATCAACCTGATGATGGTCATGGGCTTGGCCCCGGTCGTCGGGGTACCGCTGCCATTGGTCAGCTATGGCGGGTCAGCGGTCATGACGATGATGCTGTGCATCGGCCTGCTGATGGCGATCGAGCGCCAGCAGCGCAGCGTCTCCTCCCTTTCTTGAGCAACGGTTTGCCGCTCAGGCGTGGCGATCGGGAGCTGTAACCTTTCACCTGCATCGCAAGCGGGCTACACTTGAAGTCATGACGGAAGGCGGGGACGGCATCCGGTTCGATTGGCGACGCGGCGGCGCGGCGGCGGGCGCATTCTTCGCCATGCTCGTCCTGCTTGGGATGGTTTTCCTGGTCAAAGTCTCCAACGACGCGCGCGACGAAGCGCTGCAACTTGAACGCCATGCCTATGACGTCACCCTGCTCACCCGGTCGGTCGATGCCAGTATTTCCCGCTCCGAAGCTGCCTTGGGACGGTTCGCGCTCGACGAAGACCGGGACACGGGCAACATCTACTACGACCAGTGGAGCCTGGCTGGACGG
Proteins encoded in this region:
- the mrdA gene encoding penicillin-binding protein 2, with product MKHQRVTTVHQSLTFSRRMTIVGAAQAAVGALLVGRLGWLSVAQSERYKLLSENNRVQLIVVPPRRGWLVDRKGVPIAINRSDFRIDIIPQQLKDPEPTLRKLAQLLELDRDEMDRILKELKQSHGFQPVQVAESVPYEKYAAVIVRLPELPGVQPMRGFSRFYPAGPAVAHLVGYVGTPSAEDYQKTKDPLFLTPGFKIGKQGLEKTLEPYLRGVPGGQRIEVTAGGRLVKELDPKPDRSGKTVQLTIDAGLQEYVARRMGDQSGALVALDIDSGDILAFVSMPAFDPNSFSGGIGRTEWKMLSEDDHLPLLNKVTQGLYPSGSTIKPAMALAFLKQGIDPKQRIHCPGGLRIGNRYFRCDAVHGSVDMHAAVERSCNTYFWAMGLRTDPALTTGMVNYLGYGEEFDLPLTTQRFGTMPNPEWLKRKYKREWQGYDSANTSIGQGYVLVNPLQLAVMPARLASGKLVQPQLLAGAPRKPFKVVGADAEQLDYIRKAMSAVVNEGGTGVGSKLPLDGIQMGGKTGTAQVFRLTERGVSNSNWKLRDHALFIAFAPVDKPKYAIGCIIEHGGFGASSAAPVVRDSMTYLFDQQKAWDALGPLEKQWGGTLAERNARRSAAIKAAAQARST
- the rodA gene encoding rod shape-determining protein RodA is translated as MISSAIIPQPLAKLPWRLIFLILGISLMGLLTLYSAAGGSMRPWALKQAVIFGVFLAVALGMSTIRESTIKTATFPIYGVVLVMLVAVEMLGFVGKGAQRWLDVGPIRLQPSEFMKPAIVLVLARFYDLLPPSATRTWRGLWPAAALLGVPFLLILVQPDMGTALMVMLIGLTVIFVAGAPMWIFLGGAAAVAAGMPLAYALMHDYQRKRVLIFLDPESDPLGSGYHITQSKIAIGSGGVFGKGYLQGSQSHLDYLPEGHTDFVYATMVEEWGLIGGIILILAFALVIRWGMRVSRRARSRFAQLAAAGLTATIFFYVGINLMMVMGLAPVVGVPLPLVSYGGSAVMTMMLCIGLLMAIERQQRSVSSLS